GGCTGATCGGGCAGGCGGCGGAGGGCAAGACCGGCGGCGCGGTGCGCGCGATGGCCGAGGAGCGCCGGGTGCGGCTCGACTCCGACGCGCGCGCCGACCGGTTTGTGGAGAGTTGGCGGGGACTGGCGCGCGAGCGGGCAGGCGGCGACCAGGTCCGGGCCGAGAAGGCTACCACGCGCATGGGCGCGATGGCCGAGGGCCTGCGCCGGGACCCTGAGCTGGCGAAGGCGCTGGAGCGCCGCGCGCCCGAGCTGGAGCTGAAACTGGAGCGCGGCCGGAGCATCGAGAAATCGCTGGAGCAGTCGATCGGGATCGGCCGCGAGCGCGACAGGGGCATGAGCCTATAAGGGGATGACGTGTGACGGATGAAGAAGGGCCGAATGAAGCCGCACAGGCGTTCGAAGAGCTGCGCGCCGAGGTGACGCTGATGCGCCGTGCCGTCGAGCGGCTGACGGCCGAGCGCATGGAGGTGCCGGAACCGCCCGACTATTCCGAGACGTTAGGCGTGATCGCCAACAACATCACCGCCACCGCGCAGCGCGTCGATATGCTGGTCAAAAGCCCGATGCTGGCGATGACGCCCGAGCTATTGGCGGGACGGATCACCGCGGCGGCAAGCACGGCGCGCCAGGAAGACCGGCAGACGATCGCTACGGCGCGCACCGGCCTGGAGGACGTGACGCGCCAGCTTCACAGCTATGTCGTGTCGGCGCGGCGTGGCGATGAGCAGAACCGCTGGCTGATGTGGAGCGCGATCGGCGGGATTGTGGTCGGCATGATCCTGTGGGCGGTGTTCGCCGGCATTGTCGCGCGCGCCGTGCCCGCGAGCTGGCAATGGCCGGAGAAGATGGCGGCACGCTCGCTCGACCTGCCGATGTGGGAAGGCGGCCAGCGCCTCATGCGGGCAAGCGCGCCCGACGCTTTCGCCAACATCGCCGCGGGTGATCGAATTGTGACCGCCAATCGTGAGGTGCTGGAGGCGTGTCAGAAGCGCGCCAACAAGACAGGAAAATCGGTGCAGTGCACCGGCACGGTCGAGCCAGTAGGCAAAGAGGCTCGTAAGTGAGGGTAATCGTCTTGCAATCCGTATTACAAGGCAATACCAGAACATACATGGTACGCCGGAGAGGCATATGGCAGACGATATCGTTGTAACAGTGCGGGTGCCGAAGAAGCTCGCGCAAAAGGCACGGCAAGTTGCTGATAGTCGTGACGAAACAGTGAGTCAGGTCATCCGGCGAGGCTTGCGTGGCTATGTGGG
The window above is part of the Sphingomonas sp. JUb134 genome. Proteins encoded here:
- a CDS encoding DUF6118 family protein; translation: MTDEEGPNEAAQAFEELRAEVTLMRRAVERLTAERMEVPEPPDYSETLGVIANNITATAQRVDMLVKSPMLAMTPELLAGRITAAASTARQEDRQTIATARTGLEDVTRQLHSYVVSARRGDEQNRWLMWSAIGGIVVGMILWAVFAGIVARAVPASWQWPEKMAARSLDLPMWEGGQRLMRASAPDAFANIAAGDRIVTANREVLEACQKRANKTGKSVQCTGTVEPVGKEARK